Genomic window (Nitrospiria bacterium):
GCGGCCGTGGCCAATTATCCGTTCTGCACGATCGAGCCGAACGTCGGAGTCGTGGAAGTTCCGGACGATCGACTCGATCGCTTGGCCGAGATCTTCAAGTCCAAAAAGATTGTTCCGACAACGGTGGAATTCGTCGACATCGCCGGACTGGTCAAAGGAGCGAGCCAAGGCGAAGGGCTGGGCAATAAATTCCTAAGTCACATCCGAAACGTGGACGCGATCGTCCATATCGTTCGCTGTTTTGAAAATCCGGATGTGGCGCATGTTTCGGGTTCGGTCGACCCCGCGCGGGATATCGAGATTATCGAGACCGAGTTGATTTTGGCCGATCTGGAAACGGTGGAGCGGCGCCTTCAGACTGTCGAGAAAAAGGTCCGATCGGGAGAGGCGAAGGCCGCGGAGGAGCATGCCTTCACGCAGCAGCTTCACGCGTTGTTGGCCAAAGGTGAACCGATCCGCGGGAGACCTTACACGCCGGAGCAGATGCGGCTGCTGCACGAGGTGCATCTTCTGACGGATAAACCGGTCTTGTATGTGGCCAACGTGTCGGAAGCCGATCTGGGTCGGGAAACCGATTATGTTCGGCAGGTTCGTAAAATCGCGGAGCGGGAAGCGGCTCGTGTGATCGTGATCAGCGGTCAGGTCGAGGCCGAGGTGATCGCGCTGCCCAAAGAGGATCGGCCTGCATTCTTGAAGGAATTGGGATTGGCCGAGTCCGGACTGGATCGCCTCATACAGGCCGGGTATCAAATGCTGGGGCTTATCACCT
Coding sequences:
- the ychF gene encoding redox-regulated ATPase YchF, giving the protein MGFNCGIVGLPNVGKSTLFNALTAAGAAVANYPFCTIEPNVGVVEVPDDRLDRLAEIFKSKKIVPTTVEFVDIAGLVKGASQGEGLGNKFLSHIRNVDAIVHIVRCFENPDVAHVSGSVDPARDIEIIETELILADLETVERRLQTVEKKVRSGEAKAAEEHAFTQQLHALLAKGEPIRGRPYTPEQMRLLHEVHLLTDKPVLYVANVSEADLGRETDYVRQVRKIAEREAARVIVISGQVEAEVIALPKEDRPAFLKELGLAESGLDRLIQAGYQMLGLITFFTAGEPESRAWTVSQGTKAPQAAGKIHSDMEKGFIRAEVMAYSDLMVCGNATSVRERGLLRVEGRDYVIRDGDILHFRFQV